From Corynebacterium frankenforstense DSM 45800, the proteins below share one genomic window:
- the guaA gene encoding glutamine-hydrolyzing GMP synthase: MTQPIETKNSPVLVVDFGAQYAQLIARRVREARIYSEVVPHTITADEVREKNAAALILSGGPASVYADGAPSLDPEILKLGLPVFGICYGFQIMTQQLGGTVSATGRREYGRTDLTVDTGVLHQGFEHTHKVWMSHGDAVTEAPEGFTATASSAGAPVAAFECPEKRMAGVQYHPEVLHSPHGQEVLTRFLTDVAGLEQDWTAANIAQELIEGVREQVGDGYAICGLSGGVDSAVAAALVQRAIGDRLTCVFVDHGLLRAGEREQVENDFVAATGAKLVTVDESGAFLAKLSGVTDPEAKRKAIGAEFIRSFERAVSGVLADAPAGASVDFLVQGTLYPDVVESGGGSGTANIKSHHNVGGLPDDVEFTLVEPLRLLFKDEVRAVGRELGLPEVIVARQPFPGPGLGIRIIGEVTAERLETLRAADAIVREELTAAGLDDQIWQCPVVLLADVRSVGVQGDHRTYGHPVVLRPVSSEDAMTADWVRIPYEVLETVSTRITNEVADVNRVVLDVTSKPPATIEWE; the protein is encoded by the coding sequence GTGACGCAGCCGATCGAGACCAAGAACAGCCCCGTCCTCGTCGTGGACTTCGGCGCCCAGTACGCGCAGCTCATCGCGCGTCGCGTGCGCGAGGCCCGCATCTACTCCGAGGTCGTGCCCCACACCATCACCGCCGACGAGGTGCGCGAGAAGAACGCCGCCGCCCTCATCCTCTCCGGCGGGCCCGCCTCCGTCTACGCCGACGGTGCGCCCTCCCTGGACCCGGAGATCCTGAAGCTGGGCCTGCCCGTCTTCGGCATCTGCTACGGCTTCCAGATCATGACGCAGCAGCTCGGCGGCACCGTCTCCGCCACGGGCCGCCGCGAGTACGGCCGCACCGACCTCACCGTCGACACCGGCGTGCTGCACCAGGGCTTCGAGCACACCCACAAGGTCTGGATGAGCCACGGCGACGCCGTGACCGAGGCCCCCGAGGGCTTCACCGCCACCGCCAGCTCCGCCGGCGCGCCCGTCGCCGCCTTCGAGTGCCCCGAGAAGCGCATGGCCGGCGTCCAGTACCACCCCGAGGTGCTGCACTCGCCGCACGGCCAGGAGGTGCTCACCCGCTTCCTCACCGACGTCGCGGGCCTCGAGCAGGACTGGACCGCCGCCAACATCGCCCAGGAGCTCATCGAGGGCGTGCGCGAGCAGGTCGGCGACGGCTACGCGATCTGCGGGCTGTCCGGCGGTGTGGACTCCGCCGTGGCCGCCGCGCTCGTGCAGCGCGCCATCGGTGACCGACTGACCTGCGTGTTCGTCGACCACGGCCTGCTGCGCGCCGGCGAGCGCGAGCAGGTGGAGAACGACTTCGTCGCCGCCACCGGCGCCAAGCTGGTCACCGTCGACGAGTCCGGGGCCTTCCTGGCCAAGCTGTCCGGTGTGACCGACCCGGAGGCCAAGCGCAAGGCGATCGGCGCCGAGTTCATCCGCTCCTTCGAGCGCGCCGTCTCCGGCGTGCTCGCCGACGCCCCCGCCGGCGCCAGCGTGGACTTCCTGGTGCAGGGCACCCTGTACCCGGACGTCGTCGAGTCCGGCGGCGGCTCCGGCACCGCCAACATCAAGAGCCACCACAACGTCGGCGGGCTTCCCGACGACGTCGAGTTCACCCTGGTGGAGCCGTTGCGGCTGCTGTTCAAGGACGAGGTGCGCGCCGTCGGCCGCGAGCTCGGCCTGCCCGAGGTCATCGTCGCCCGCCAGCCTTTCCCGGGCCCGGGCCTGGGCATCCGCATCATCGGCGAGGTGACCGCCGAGCGCCTCGAGACGCTGCGCGCCGCCGACGCCATCGTGCGCGAGGAGCTCACCGCCGCCGGCCTCGACGACCAGATCTGGCAGTGCCCCGTGGTGCTGCTCGCCGACGTCCGCTCGGTGGGCGTGCAGGGCGACCACCGCACCTACGGCCACCCCGTGGTGCTGCGCCCGGTCTCCTCCGAGGACGCCATGACCGCCGACTGGGTGCGCATCCCCTACGAGGTCCTCGAGACCGTCTCGACGCGCATCACCAACGAGGTCGCCGACGTCAACCGTGTGGTCCTCGACGTGACCTCGAAGCCGCCGGCAACCATCGAGTGGGAGTGA